A genomic stretch from Candidatus Bathyarchaeia archaeon includes:
- a CDS encoding rhomboid family intramembrane serine protease, with product MLATAFSLALDENPIVKALYFSGENLTRGYFWTLVTALFIHVNPAHLVGNIIFLYIFGSTLEREIGSAKMLVAFFTGGILSFILSLHFYGFNVVMVGASAAIFTLVAMVMLIKPLKFSWLFLMPLGLVAIIYFLYNVFAVYFGIGELSVGYWGHIIGFLIGVFFGISWSRGRWKRNLLITIILLILYLLLAHLARALISYGGFP from the coding sequence ATGCTTGCAACAGCTTTTTCTCTAGCTCTTGATGAGAACCCGATAGTTAAAGCACTATATTTTAGCGGCGAAAACCTTACAAGGGGATACTTTTGGACTCTAGTAACAGCCCTATTTATACATGTAAACCCAGCGCATCTTGTTGGGAACATAATATTTCTATATATTTTTGGAAGCACTCTGGAGAGGGAGATCGGATCAGCCAAAATGCTGGTAGCCTTCTTTACAGGGGGAATTCTATCCTTCATTCTAAGCCTACATTTTTATGGATTCAATGTCGTTATGGTCGGGGCTTCGGCAGCTATATTCACATTAGTAGCAATGGTTATGCTTATTAAGCCGCTTAAATTTTCTTGGCTGTTCCTTATGCCATTGGGACTTGTTGCAATAATATATTTTCTCTATAATGTTTTCGCAGTTTACTTTGGTATTGGCGAATTGAGCGTGGGTTATTGGGGGCATATAATAGGCTTTTTAATTGGTGTATTCTTCGGTATCTCATGGAGTCGTGGGAGATGGAAGAGAAATTTATTGATAACAATAATTCTTCTCATCCTATACCTACTTTTGGCACACTTAGCTCGCGCCTTAATTTCTTATGGCGGTTTTCCATAA